The Rhododendron vialii isolate Sample 1 chromosome 3a, ASM3025357v1 nucleotide sequence TTATAGATATATGTGCACCTATTTTTGATAATCAAATTCGATCCGAGATATATTAGTCCTAGTAGTTTCATATAATCTATTCGTGGTGTCCTAATACTTAAGGCTCATCTTAAAAAGTCCCACATCGTGTAAATATGAGAATGACAAGTTACTATTAAGGTAATGCCCGTTAGCTACTATTAATTTGAGTTATAATTTTTGAGTGACCTAAACTGTTGCGGGTACAATATTATCCCAAATTTTGCAAATTatccataataataataataatttggttGAATTATGAATGCACTAATGTTAAAAAAAACCTATGAATCAAATATTTCGAAATATAAAAGCAATTAAGATTAGTTTCGATTTCCAAATCAATTCATTAGAAATTTAATCATCTTTCAAGCGTTTGTGAGCAAGCCTAGGTTCAGCTCGATAAAATCTCGTTTTTATACGAGTTGGTAAGTATCTCGTTTTTATACGAGTTGGTGAGTTCAATTTTGAACGAACTTGTGAACAATCTTAAGTTCAGCTCGATAAAAACTCGTTTAATACAAGTTGCTGAATTCAATTTTGAACGAGCTGAGCTCAAATAATTTAACTTGATTGGACGTAGCTAAATTTAAACATATAGTACTAGTATATTGAAGAGAAAGACTACAGCCATTGCAGGCAaaatgcggtggccggccaccgcatgCCATTTGGGCCCCACTCCGGATCCCGCACGGACCATCCGatccattcaataatttttaaaaaaaaccgagtgggtcacGCGGAAAATAAGCTCGATCCGATTTGTGTAGATGCTTggatcaagcttctcatctttggaaaatcgaaaaaaatggaaagattggttttccgatttttcaaagatgaaaagcttgatccgagcacctacacatgTCTGATTGAGTTGATTTCATGCACAACCCACTAggcgtttttaaaaaaaattattgaacggcttggatcatccgtgcgggacCCGGAGTGAACCGTCACGGCGTGTGAtggccggccaccgcatttTGCCTTCGGTGGCCGTAGACTTTCTGACGAAAGTAACGAAAACACTACCATCACCGACCGGGAGGGTCGGTGACCGGCCACCGACCCTGTGTGGGGTCCACTTCGGGCCctgcacgaatgatccgagctgctcaataatttaaaaaaaaaaaaccgagtgggctgcgtgtgaaataagctcaatccgatgtgctcgatccgagctgttccaaaatcagatgatccgagccgttcaaaaatgaaagtttggaacgagcacgtacacacatcgaattgagcttatttctcgcgaaacccactcggttttttttttaaaattattgagcggctcggatcattcatGCGGGgtccggagtggaccccacacgcgGTCGGTGGCCGGTCACCGACCCCAAGGTCGGGGTCGGTGACTGTAGCATTGCTGCGAAAGTAAgagagctgctattcccccctTCTGACACAGCCCCCCTCCCGACCCCACCCCCTCCTTCCCGTTTTACCCTCTTCCCCCagctccttctttttcttcttcttctttttttctaattttcaattttttctttatttgcttcctttcccatttttcctcctttttttttttggttaactaaaattctattttcaattaaccaTCACAATACCATATTTAAGACCAACGCTCTGTGCCCAAGCTAACATATTTCTAtgctttcaaaaatctatataaaaaaacaaatatatataagtacaacaTTAATCAGTttaacgagcaccctaagactcctTCTTTAATTTAGAGcttttagggtgtccattgaaaggttttagagccaaaaatttattagaaccatttaggatgaaatgattagaaaaataacatctttgcactgattcaaacggattgaaaactaaaacacttatttttttaaaccgtttatatattaaaaaatatagttaaaagtTAATCtgactatttttttcctttttttcctatatatattaaaaaatatagttaaaaaaagtatttcaattttcaatccgtttgaatcggtgcaaagatattatttttctaaacatttcatcttaaatggtagtaataaattttagaatacacttatttttttaactattcaaaataaaataataaaaaaaaaatctttgctCTAAAACGGCAATCCTAAAACGGTAAcgttttagttaaaaaaaaatttcaaaaccatcgatttgcaatcctatggagcagaaacgtgattatgagagccctagatacaaaatttgattatgtctctttagaataagatgatcaaaataataagatcttcacacccgtttaaacggattaaaaattgaagcactgaattttttaactatattttttaatatataaatggtctcaaaaaattaagtgctcaaatttccactccatttgaatcggtgcaaagatcttgtcaatataatcaaaataacaagggccttgttcgtttagcacatttgggtattttagttttggtagtgggtggagagagaaatagagtaatgattggaaagagatagagagagaaataaaattaataattggagaaatatggtaatgattgaagaaagatatagagtaatgattgaaaaacaaagttaaaacaaagtaaatatgctaaacgaacaaggccaagatctttgcaccgacttaaacggagtgaaaatttgagcacttaattttttaaaaccgtttatatattattaaaaccgtttatatattaaaaaatatggttaaaaaattaagtacttgaatttttaatccgtttgaacgggtttgtagatatttttattctgatcatattattctaaagagacataatcaaattttgtttgtaaaGCTTTCATAATTATGTTTCTGCTCCATAAAATTGCAAACGgatggttttgatttttttttttaaactaaaacgTTGCCATTTTAGGGGAGCCGGGGGTAATCCGAAAAAAGCGTGGAAAAAGTGCTGtggggttggggggggggggagggggttggggtggggtggggtgtcaggggagggggaatagcaatttacCGAAAGTGAACTCAATGTCAGAGTGTGCATCATTACTTTTATCATGTGCACTGAAATGACATTTTTACCCTTCTTGTTGTTACCAGTGCCCACCTCATGTACTCGCTCCCACCTCATTACTTTtacaagtacttttttttctctctctctctctctcttccgtttctctctcttcctcactTTTCtgtatctcatttttttattttgtgttctaAAAATGTTTATAACTTCCACTATtatacatatttattttttacacaaattaTATATTCAACTCTACTTGTATAAATTTACTAAATGAGAtctatattgaatataaaattatttataattttaattttaatttttcaatgtgAATTTTATATTATTGTGATTGAAttttaggggagtgattttcacatccctattttttatattcaaactttatttatttattttattgttgaaagtgcatgtaatttttttttgctaaaaaatgaaaaaagaaaatctaaacaaagggagtgtaaaaatcatttctAGAGTTTTGCACTCTAAATTTTTGCATGTTTCAATTGTTAATTGTCTATgtatgaaaagtaaaaatgacttcttcttttgtgtctttatttaattttttttcacattggttagttttgcatcaaaaattTTTGACTGaaattcatctcgatgagagaaattgaaaaagtaaaaagttatgatcgaaactcatattatttgaataaagacaaaagaaattaaaaaaatcttttttacaCATAGTTGGAAACTGAAAAGTACATATCCTTTGATGGTTGTCTTGTATCTGAAAAAAGTCAAGAGTGTTGCATGATTAATCAGTGCATAGCGGCGTTGGATAGCCggacaataaaaaaattatttttgactttttacTCTACCCATGCAActgacaaatattttttttctcgacCTTTGTAACTGACAAAtgaattttttgactttttctaaAATGGTTGTTTCAGAATTTGTCAAATAGTATATCCTTCTGAGTTAGAGAAAAATCAAATATAATCTTTTCACCTTAACTTCTAACCccttaaaggaaaaaaaaaaaaaaagcaaaaagaaaataaagaagtagGTAACACTTACAGCTGTCAGTTACATAGGTAGAACCGTAAAAACTACCACTATTTGCCGAGCAAAATTTAGTTTAAAAAGAATCTAGGGGTAGTATTGTATTTTCACATGTGTTTGCTATATGCTCATTTCGGATTGCATTGGTACACACAAAGAAAGAACGTGCCAGCAAAGCCAATGGATCAACGTAAGGACTAAAGTACTACTCTGATTACGAAGTTAAGGGGTGTAATGGGGAAATGATACACCCACTGAAGGAACCCCCACTGCACATcaccgggcccactccggccaccggacggccaatccaaaccgtccaaaaattctattaaaaaaaaccaagtgggcctacgcgagaatcaacagcatccgacgtgtgtaggtgctcgatccaaactttcaaaaatcagatgatctgagccgttaaaaataaaagtctggatcgagcacctacacacgtcggatgccgttgattctcgcgtaggcccactcgattttttttttttagaatttttggacagtttGGATTAGCTGTCCGATAGCCAGAGTAGGCCCGGCGACGTGCGGTGGGTGGTGTGGCGGGGATTCcttcggtgggtgtatcatttccTAGGTGTAATATAGCACTTTAGCACCTATTAACAGGACCGTTATAAATTGGAACTATAGTTGTTCAGAgaaataaatactccctccgtttcataATAATGACAATTCCATTTTATCTCTCTTAtcttttttcaaatgaaaaaattaattacttccgtgcataatttttcaaaatttttcacattgtataaaagatctcgaataatattttaatttggtgtgaaaaaatttaaaaaatcatatataaaaatagttgatttttttatttaaaaaacgATACAACTTTTTATGATGAACTCTTAATATGAAACGAAGGGAGTACAGTGGAAAATAGATTCTTCATTAAACGGATATACGTTGCGTTGAGGAGTCACGTTATTTCCCTTTGCCTGTCTTCCATCTCCTCGCcactctctgtgtgtgtgtgtgtgtgtgtgagagagagagagagagagagagagagagagagagagagagaggagaagtgaagaagaagaagaatggaaaggaaGGCAAAAGTGATTATTTGCTCAGTAGTGGGGTTTCTAGGGCTTCTATCTGCTGCCTTGGGTTTTGCTGCCGAGGCCAAGAGGATAAAGGTAATTAATTACCCATTTACTCATACTCATCAGGGAAGAGATTGAAGTGGAAATGGCTATTATCGAGTTgatatctttctttcttttcttacttCTGAATGTTTTCAAGCAGATGCTTCGTTTTTGCTTAGAGAAAAGTGGTATCACATGTTGAATCGCTGTACTATATTGTCTATTTTTCCCTGGCAAGGttttaggaaatattttttgtgaCTACATATTTTTCTCAAGGTTATTTTACTGTGGAAAATTATTGCCCCTAATTTCTGCGCAGCAAGGGTAATTGGTGAGCGTACAGGTCTGGATTCAAAGAAATTACAGTAGTTAAGAGGGATCTGAGCAGCGAAAATGGTCTCATCAGTTTTCTGTTGGATCTACGTGGTTTTTTTTCTGCATATGTTAGTATTTATTATTTGACCACCCTTTCCCTCTTTGCTCCTGTATTGGCTGTTGACTTGTACCTTGCTTACTATGGCAAAGTGTTGGAAATAATCGTtagaatttttgtaaactatatAACAAACGGAGACAACAGCACCGCAATAAAATAACACCACCATAAATAAGAGTATGAGAGAATTTGTGTGGATCGAGTCACGCGTGAAACGCTCTTCTAGGAGAAGATATGTCCCTGCTAGCACCGAGTTGTGTGACATTCTACTCCCACGATACAACGATCCTTGGAAAGGTTTGTGTGCGACTAAAACTTTCCCATGAACCAAGAACCGCCCATATGCTCAAACACGAAAATCtataaaagtacttaaaattatgcaaaaacaagtgagaaaagTTCTAGGGTATTGAATTCAgtttccctctcgtaacttgaTATTTCTTGGTTAAGGATccattcaaatcaattcaagaTATTAACGAATAACTGATTGGCATAGATTATCTCCGCGTAGTACAAGTCGTCTTTCTAGCACAAGCCATATCTAAGTACGGTTCGTCTAATAGCACACCTTGTCTTATAAAGTATAACCTATCTCAACCAACTCCGCGAATCAATACAAACCGTATATGCAAGTGTTTGAAGTCTAGAATACAAACACTAGAAATTGATAGAATAGAAAGCATTCAAACCATTCAttccaaaaatgaaattatCCTTAAAGTCATACATCCATGATTTGAAAGGAATAGCCTTAAGACGCATACAAAACTCATGCTACTTGAAAGGAAACCTTCATCTAACCCTAGAAATGGAGTTTAGCCAGCCATGGATGGAAGAAACTTCAAGTTCTTTTGATTACAAGGCATGCTCCCTTGaatctcttccttttcttctcttttccccttctttcttcttgcttCACCTTTAAGTAATTCCCAAGCGAGTTCCCAAGCAAGTGTGTTGCCGTAGGTTAGCCCCAAAAAGCTTTATATAGAGTCCCTCCCGAAGTTGGCTGTTCAAAACATAAAAAGGTCAAAGAAAAATGCTGAAGTCGGCTGATCTTGTCCAGTTAGGAAGGCGGCTCGTCTGGTTGGATGGACTGGACACATGGCTGGAAATAAAGTGCCGAAACTGATGCTTTTGGCTTGTCCAGTCGGATTTGAGATGCAACTGGTTGGATGTGAGTCCTTTGTGGCCCTTCGCCTTGCATCTTGCCTCACGCCTTGCTCCGTTACTCCTAGCTTTGATCCACATCTTCTAATTCTTCCATTTTAGCTCCGACTTTGTCATATTCTGCCTCCAACACCTGAAAGGCAAATGAAGTGTAACAATATACAAGTAGCATGATTGTGGACTTATCAAGTGTAAATTGGGGAGCTTAAATGCCAACATTTAAGATGCAGTCACACAATCTAAAGATTAAGTTTGAGTGGTATAGATTCCTGGTTAccaaaaaactagaacaaaagagagaagacCGAAAGCTAACCactgaaagaaaagaaaaagacaaacaaacatCAACCCAGGAAAAGATATACTCAAGCAGGTAAAATTGCTAAAACCTTGTCCTTGCTGCTGTGATCGTGGTGATCAATCACCTTCacctgcggatcaaaaaaaaaaaatcaccttcACCTAGTGCTTGTGATGTAGTTGAATTTGGATTTTCAATGGTCACCTTCCATTGGGGCTTATTGATGCAGTTTAGTTTGTTAATGTCGTACTTCTTGTGACTTGTAGGAGCATTGATCATTACTTGGTACCAGAAGCACAAAGTTGAGTTGAGTCTGTTTCCATGCGCAAAGAATGTGGCAACATTTATTTGAGTGGTAAAACGCTAGTTGAATGAGACGATCACATTTAAcaatgtttctactttctagtaTCTGTAGTTTAAGTTTTTATACTCCCTTGACTGACAGTTTGATGAAGTACTTAATTGGTTCTGAAGATTGTGCGTATTTCAGTTGGGCTGAATCTAAAATGGTAGGGATTTCAACAGTTCATGACGTGGTGCTATAATGTTAATCACTTCATTATATTATGTGGAGTAATTTGATTTGTATTCTCACTAGCCTTTGGTCTCTACTCTTTATATTGTCAAATCAGTGATTAGTTGTTTCATCTGCTATTCGACCTCTTTTCCCCCTGCTTTTGCAGGCTTCTCAGATTCATATTACCCCTTATTCTACTTGTATATACCCCAGCAGTCCAGCTTTGGGTCTTGCATTAAGTGCAGCAGTGGCTCTTATGATTGCTCAAATTATCGTCAGTACCGCAACTGGCTGTTTTTGTTGCAGACGAGGTTCTTATCAATCCAACTCTAATAGTAGATTGGGAGTGATCTGCTTTGTCATCTCATGGTAATTCTGAGCTTGGACTTGAAAGTTGAAAACAAATTTATACTTAGTAGGAATATTTTCTACAGCAAGCACACTCTAACTACTTTTTTGGCAAGTTTGTAGTTACTAGATATTTTACTGGTTTTCGACTTCTTTTGTTGCTTATTATTGAACTTTCTGTTTCTGGAATTCGCTGTTTTTACTTTGAGAATCTTGGTGGGTAAAATTGTAAGTTGATTGTAGTGtgtttttaaatatttcttgtGGGTCAAAAAAGCTTGGAAACACTTTGGACAGTCGGGATTGCGGATTGCCTTCTTTTCATGACACTTTAATTGTGTAATTGGTTGGAAGTGCAAGTGAGATTCATTCTCCTTTCGTTTGCAAGATGACTTGGTTAAGTTTCACCCTGTGTGGATCGTTCCGTGGATCATGCCGTAAATTGTGGTAGGACGGGATAGACTTATGTAGATTGCGGTATAAGAATGTGCTTATTTTAAGCAATAAAGATCCAAATATCCAATACATATAGAACGCTATTGTTGGAATTCTTGATGTACTACTTTCATTTCTAGAAGCATTCtgaaagtttttgttttttacgtTAGTCTGTTAGTGCTCTATTTTTTggttgggtaaatttgatttcGTTCTCTTAAGGAAAATGGTAAGGAAATAAGTAGGAAAAATATCGTGTTCACTTTAGATTGCTAAATTCCCTGCCTCAGAACGTTGGTGTACAATATTTCAGAACATGCATTCCAATACGTTATTTACTAGGATGTTGGAGAATTGTGGTAACAGAGGTTTGACCACCGCAAAGCATTATTGGGGCACGTAGCTTTGTTGGTTGTAAACTTCTTTTGGATCATCGATTTTGTTTCTCTTCATTATTTTTTGACCTTCTTATTCCACTTATGCTAAAATTTTAGATTCATGAAGTGCTaattatatttttcattgaGTGCAGGATCACATTTATCAATGCATTCCGTCTGTTTCTATCCGGTGCTGTACTCAACGGACACCATGTGAATGAGTACTTTGACAACACCTCTTATTGCTTCACTGTGAGGCCCGGAGTTTTTGCTGGAGCTGCTGTCCTGTCCCTTGCAACTGTGGTACTTGGAATTGTTTGTTATCTAGCTTTGGATTCAGCAAAAATCAGCAATAATTCATGGGGTGGGACTGCTGCTGCTCCTAATCAAGGTGGTATTGCAATGGGACACCCACAATTCCCCCCACCGCAATACCCTCCAGGGCCTCCACCACAATACCCCCCACCGCAATACCCTGCAGGGCCTCCACCACAATACCCTCCTCAGAACACAGAAGCTCCAATTTTTGTGCACGAAGACACATACATGAGGCGGCAATTTACTTGATGACCGTTTTTCTTTGGGGAAATGGTGGTGCTAGGGCTTCACAGAAAACTTGTTTATGTAAAGGGTGTGTGTTTAGGGTTGGGGTTGGGGGAAGTTCCTCCTCGCAGTTGCTTTTGCTTTGTTTGTCAGGGCCTAGCCTATCCCCCGGCCTGAAAAGGTTTTGAAGATGGAAAGCGTATGTGTAAAGGAAGGGAAAATCTTCAAAACACACCCTTTTATAGTGTGTACCATATGTAtctattgtgccacctcataaaaaatttatttgtaggattggtcattcataacattttagtatttcgtatcgtaatttttatactaaaaattcgtaacttttcatcaatatgattcgtaactttttagcaatagatttataacattttggtgtgtttcattaaggatgcatatgatacacatccaaataaggGGTGTATATTGTAGTCTTATAGCACTTCCCCTAAAGGAAACATGTTTTGCAAAATATGCAGATCATCAGTAGAGGTGAGATCTTTGTAATTGTATGCTGTGCACTGGAGTAGTGGAATGGCCAAGTTTGAATATGGGTTAGTTgccaaaaccaaaccaagttcAGTTGGAATTGTGTAGTTGATTACTTGattacaatctctctctctctctcaaacacacatcTCCTTTTTTgggttggatataaaatttctacattatttatttttcgtagtttcttcattagttttttgCCAAAATTATTTGGGGCAATGATTTGCGTCAGAGAGGAATTAggaaattataaaaaatgaaccaaagttgggaaaaaaatataaataagacgacaccaaaaacaaaaagagaattgcttcaaactttttttcgtcttcggtatttttttttggcttttcgtaatttttatttttactcttttcgtcgagacgaataatcaatgccaacaaaaaaaaattaccataaaTATagaaaaagatgaacaaaattacCATAGTAATAATTTAGGAAGAACATGGCGTATTTAGTGTTGCAAACAAGTTGAGCCATTTGTGAGAAACCATATGTTCAGCTTGACAAGAACTCATGCATGTTAATTTATCCCTTAATTTTGAACGAGTtgagccaaaaaaatttaaggggCCGTTTGGGAGCCGAAATTACTGGATTTGTCATTTTGCATTATTGCATCATGGGTGTTTaaaggcccaaaaaaaaaaatttttgaattctcATTTTGCACCCTAATTTTCCTCTACGGACAACAAGACCTAATTACCcttacatttttatttatttctaatattttataaataactTAAGGTACAcggtaaaaaataattcataatctattttgaGAATTATCCTTTCAAATACTACTCGCCTCGGTAGCAAAAATCTGTTTTACACATATCTTCGAAACCCTCTACTGACATATTATATTAATTCTGGTTACAATTCAAAAATCTACAATTTACAATTTTAActgagggaaaaaaattgcttCCAAACGGCCCCTACTagagttaaaaaagaaaaaaagaaagaaaagaaaaaagaggtaCGTTATTCACTACCGTCTGCAGTCTCCTTTG carries:
- the LOC131319930 gene encoding uncharacterized protein LOC131319930 isoform X1 encodes the protein MERKAKVIICSVVGFLGLLSAALGFAAEAKRIKASQIHITPYSTCIYPSSPALGLALSAAVALMIAQIIVSTATGCFCCRRGSYQSNSNSRLGVICFVISWITFINAFRLFLSGAVLNGHHVNEYFDNTSYCFTVRPGVFAGAAVLSLATVVLGIVCYLALDSAKISNNSWGGTAAAPNQGGIAMGHPQFPPPQYPPGPPPQYPPPQYPAGPPPQYPPQNTEAPIFVHEDTYMRRQFT